One Arcobacter sp. FWKO B genomic window, TAAACAAACTTATCACTTCACATATGGGACAAAATCCTTTTAATATGCTAGTAAATAGTGATATGAAAGTATATTTTGCTGGCAATGAAAGAGTAGAACTTAATGATATTTTATTAAAATATGCTGATGGAGACTTAATACAATTGAATCATAAAAACTTTGATTTGTATATCAAAGAAGATGGACATGAACATTCTCATTCGCATGGAGATAGTGGAAAATCATGCTGTGGTAAAAAAAACAATAAACACATCAACAACCTAGTACACAACCATATCCAAAGCAATATGGGAAAAACTTTTCACTTTAAAGGATAACTTATGAAAAAATCTATTTTAGCACTTTTTATTATTGGTTTAGTAGTTATTGTCGCCCAATCCATATACCAACAACTAAATAAAAAAGTTGCTAAAAGTAGTAGAATTGAGTGTCATAAAAATGTGACTGTTTTTGAAAGAGTATACAATAATGAAAAAATCAATGCTATACAAGAATTTATAAAAGATGGAACATTTGAAATCTCTTTAAAAGCAGAGCCTTCTAAATATATGAAATCTCAACTATTTAATTATGTTGATTCACAAGCAGTAAAAGAATATATCCAAAATTCTTTTGGACTTACAACTTTAGATAATGCACTAAAAATAAATGTATTACTTTATGAAAATGACAAAGAAGACCCAGGCAAAAAAAGTGCAGAAGCTAAAATGTATGCTGGTTATTTAATGTTTGATTTTTATTTGGAAAATGAAATGATTTACAAAGTCCAAATAGATTTTATGGATATGCAAGGTAACGATATAAACAAAACAATAGATTGTATTAAGCAGTCAATATTATCAATTTAAATTAAAGGAAAATAAAAAATGAAGCAAATGTTATTTAAAGAAAAATATCCAGTATTTACACTTGAAGTATCAAAAAGTGAGACTACATACAAAAATATAGATGAGATTTTTGTCTTTTTAAAACAAAAAATAGACTCTCACCCAGTAGCTAAATTTATAGCTATTTTTGACCATATGAGTCACACAAAATCTTTTGAAGATAATGTAATTGCTGAGGGTATAATAGATGCTAAAAATTTAGTTTTTTGTTTTGGAAAAGAGATTCCTACAAGCAAAATCCTTGCAGTTCGCCCAAGAAGTATAGGGATTTGTGAGTTTAAAGACCATTTTGATATCTCTATACTTGAAGTTCCAAATGAAAACTTACATAAAGTATTAGAAAACTGGATCAAAGAGATTGGAAATAAAAACTCTTAATACCTCTTTACTTCTGTATTGATGGCTTTATATTAGCCATAATAACTTTTATTAAAATCATAATAAAGATAGCTTCAATCATTGCTGCAAGGATAAATGCATAATATTCGTTTAAATCTATTGCATTATTGTTAACTGCAATGGTTGCAATTGCTATCAAAAATGTCAAAGGCATAGAATCCCCAAAACTAAACAAAATAGTATCTCTTGTCCCTAAATATTTGCGATAAGCTAAAAATGAACTTGCCATACGAGCTAACACCATAGCAATTACTATCAAACTAGCAGTATAAATAATTTCTTGGGTAAATAATACATCCAAATCAAGAGTAGTTCCTACATAAATAAAAAATAATGGAACTAAAAACCCAAACCCTACACGGTGAAGTGTATGAGGAAGTTCAACTTTGTGTTCAAAGAAGTTCGCTATAAAAACACCAGCTATAAATGCACCTAAAACCATATCAATATGAAGATACTGCATAATCGCTATAAGGATAAAAAACACTGCAATAGATACTCTAATATCTTGACTCATATTATCATTATCTGGCATAATTACTCTTTTAAGCCTAGGGAACCACCAAAAAAGTACATTTAATCCTTTAAATGCATAAAATGTTACAATTAGGATAACTACAAGAATAATGATACTTTTGTATAACTCTTCACCTATACCATGAGCTACGGTAGCATCAAATATAACTAAGGCTGCAATACTAATAAGCTCACCTATTACACCTATTATTAGTGAAAGTTCAAGCCATTTATGTTTTTTGCCATGTTCATTTATAAGTGCCATAATCATACCAAGTGAAACTATTGGAATAGCAACTATATAAACTGGATTTAG contains:
- a CDS encoding cation:proton antiporter, with translation MENLAFLSQIVLLILIAPIFARYLKVSIAVVEIVLGALVVWVGFIESGNELFKDIAKIGFFYLMFLAGIEINIKKFISFKDKFIKNVLIYFSCLYGISFLLYFVFELNPVYIVAIPIVSLGMIMALINEHGKKHKWLELSLIIGVIGELISIAALVIFDATVAHGIGEELYKSIIILVVILIVTFYAFKGLNVLFWWFPRLKRVIMPDNDNMSQDIRVSIAVFFILIAIMQYLHIDMVLGAFIAGVFIANFFEHKVELPHTLHRVGFGFLVPLFFIYVGTTLDLDVLFTQEIIYTASLIVIAMVLARMASSFLAYRKYLGTRDTILFSFGDSMPLTFLIAIATIAVNNNAIDLNEYYAFILAAMIEAIFIMILIKVIMANIKPSIQK
- a CDS encoding DUF6858 family protein: MKQMLFKEKYPVFTLEVSKSETTYKNIDEIFVFLKQKIDSHPVAKFIAIFDHMSHTKSFEDNVIAEGIIDAKNLVFCFGKEIPTSKILAVRPRSIGICEFKDHFDISILEVPNENLHKVLENWIKEIGNKNS
- a CDS encoding NifB/NifX family molybdenum-iron cluster-binding protein; its protein translation is MIAIPIKTNKENSAVSPLFGKAKYFALANNGDITIVKNEVSGGRAVVSWLKSLGVNKLITSHMGQNPFNMLVNSDMKVYFAGNERVELNDILLKYADGDLIQLNHKNFDLYIKEDGHEHSHSHGDSGKSCCGKKNNKHINNLVHNHIQSNMGKTFHFKG